In Methanobrevibacter sp., the genomic stretch ATCAAATTTTTCATTGAAATTTCTGGTCAAAATGGCTGCAGTTAATGTTGCTGTACCTACACCGGACAACAAATAACCTCCCCAGACCAGAAATAGATTATTTATTTTGTTTTGAATAATTCAATAGCTAATATACGTTTTAAACACTGGAAAATTATTCCTATTTTTACTATTTAAACTTCTATTTATAGTCTTACTATTTGAACTTTAATCGAAGTAGGTAGCACCTCCATTTTGAGTTGTATTGTTGCTAGTGAAATTACAATTTGTCATTTCACCATTACTATAGAAGTAAACTGCACCACCATTACTAGCAGAGTTATTAGTAAAATTACAATTGGTCACAAACCCAGAATCAGTATAGATAGCACCACCATCATCTGAAGCAAGGTTGTTAGTAAAATTACAATCAGTTAAATTACATTCACCGTAAACGTAAACAGTACATCCAAGTTCACTTGCAGAATTATTATTGAAATTACAATTAATTAAACTACTTGCATTATTTAAGTAAACAGCATCACCATATTCTGCAGCATTATCTGCGAAATTGCAATTTTTAATACTTCCAGAATCCATATATATGGCACTGCCCTCTCATGTTGCAGTGTTGTTTATAAAATTACAATCTACAACATTAACAGAACTTGAATAACCAAAGTAAGCTGCACCACCATACATTGCAGTGTTACCTGTAAAATTACAATTAGTCATAACACCATCATTCATGAAGAAAACAGAAACCCCGTCATTATATGCATAATTATTAACAAAATTACAATTGGTCACATAACCGGAATTCATATAGATTGCCCACCAAAAGCAGCAATATATGTTGCTTTGTTGTTTGTGAAATTACAATCACTCACAGTACCAGATTTTTCAAAGTGAACTGCACCACCTTGCATTGTTGTGTTACCATTAATGAAATTTATATTTTTCAGTATTACATTGTCTGCAGTTATTTTGAATATTCTTGATTTTCCCTGTGCATCGATTTTATGGCCTTGCCTATCAATTGTTATTGATTGGTTAATAATGATTCCATTAGACTCAAAATCGTCTCCAGATTCATAATCTTTAGTTAATATTAATGTTGAGCCATATTTTTCAGTAATATTATTTTGCAATTCAGAAAATGTTCCTACATTTCCTCATGTGTTATTTCTTCATTTTCTGTTAAACTGATTAATTCAGTTTCCTCAACAAACACTATTTCATCAGCATCTGCTTGTGGCAATTCTATTAAAGTATCGTTTGCATCACTGGCACATACGCTAGTTATACTGAATAAAAAAATAGCAAGCACTAATATGATTATGCTTTTTTTTGTATTTCATGACTCATTATTCTCCTATTTATGG encodes the following:
- a CDS encoding right-handed parallel beta-helix repeat-containing protein, with protein sequence MDSGSIKNCNFADNAAEYGDAVYLNNASSLINCNFNNNSASELGCTVYVYGECNLTDCNFTNNLASDDGGAIYTDSGFVTNCNFTNNSASNGGAVYFYSNGEMTNCNFTSNNTTQNGGATYFD